One Capsicum annuum cultivar UCD-10X-F1 chromosome 2, UCD10Xv1.1, whole genome shotgun sequence genomic window carries:
- the LOC107859831 gene encoding DNA-directed RNA polymerase II subunit RPB1, whose product MDLRFPYSPAEVAKVRVVQFGIVSPDEIRQMSVVHIEHGETTERGKPKPGGLSDPRLGTIDRKMKCETCMANMAECPGHFGHLELAKPMFHIGFMKPVLSILRCVCFNCSKILADEEDPKFKQAMRIRNPKNRLRKMLDACKNKTKCEGGDEIDVQSQDTEEPVRKSRGGCGAQQPKISIDGMKMVAEYKMQKKKSDDPEQMPEPVERKQQLSAERVLSILKRVSDEDCLLLGLNPEYARPDWMILQALPIPPPPVRPSVMMDTSSRSEDDLTHQLAMIIRHNENLKRQERNGAPAHIISEFAQLLQFHIATYFDNDLPGQPRATQRSGRPIKSICSRLKSKEGRIRGNLMGKRVDFSARTVITPDPTINIDQLGVPWSIALNLTYPETVTPYNIERLKELVEYGPHPPPGKTGAKYIIRDDGQRLDLRYLKKSSDQHLELGYKVERHLNDGDFVLFNRQPSLHKMSIMGHRIKIMPYSTFRLNLSVTSPYNADFDGDEMNMHVPQSFETRAEVLELMMVPKCIVSPQANRPVMGIVQDTLLGCRKVTKRDTFIEKDVFMNILMWWEDFDGKVPAPAILKPRPLWTGKQVFNLIIPKQINLLRYSAWHNDSEKGYITPGDTQVRIEKGELLSGTLCKKTLGTSTGSLIHVIWEEVGPDAARKFLGHTQWLVNYWLLQQAFSIGIGDTIADAATMEKINETISNAKSKVKELIKAAQEKQLEAEPGRTMMESFENRVNQVLNKARDDAGSSAEKSLSESNNLKAMVTAGSKGSFINISQMTACVGQQNVEGKRIPFGFIDRTLPHFTKDDYGPESRGFVENSYLRGLTPQEFFFHAMGGREGLIDTAVKTSETGYIQRRLVKAMEDIMVKYDGTVRNSLGDVIQFLYGEDGMDSVWIETQKLDSLKAKKSTFEDMYAYEIDDPNWNPSYMLLEAVEDLKGIREIRSVFDAEVQKLEADRHQLGTEIAVTGDNSWPLPVNIQRLVLNAQKTFKIDFRRPSDMHPMEIVEAVDKLQERLKVVPGDDYLSMEAQKNATLFFNILLRSALASKRVLKEYRLSREAFEWVVGEIESRFLQSLVAPGEMIGCVAAQSIGEPATQMTLNTFHYAGVSAKNVTLGVPRLREIINVAKKIKTPSLSVYLKPEVGKTKERAKTVQCALEYTTLRSVTQATEVWYDPDPMSTLIEEDVEFVKSYYEMPDEEIDPDKISPWLLRIELNREMMVDKKLSMADIAEKINLEFDDDLTCIFNDDNAEKLILRIRIMNDEAPKGELDESAEDDVFLKKIESNMLTEMALRGIPDINKVFIKNSKVQKFDDNEGFKAENEWMLDTEGVNLLAVMTHEDVDASRTTSNHLIEVIEVLGIEAVRRALLDELRVVISFDGSYVNYRHLAILCDTMTYRGHLMAITRHGINRNDTGPMMRCSFEETVDILLDAAVFAESDYLKGVTENIMLGQLAPIGTGGCALYLNEEMLKQAIEIPLPSYMEGGLEFGMTPGRSPISGTPYHDGMMSPNYLLSPNMRMSPMTDAQFSPYVGGMAFSPTSSPGYSPSSPGYSPSSPGYSPTSPGYSPTSPGYSPTSPGYSPTSPTYSPSSPGYSPTSPAYSPTSPSYSPTSPSYSPTSPSYSPTSPSYSPTSPSYSPTSPAYSPTSPAYSPTSPAYSPTSPSYSPTSPSYSPTSPSYSPTSPSYSPTSPTYSPTSPSYSPTSPAYSPTSPGYSPTSPSYSPTSPSYSPTSPSYNPSARYSPSLAYSPTSPKLSPSSPYSPSSPSYSPTSPSYSPTSPSYSPSSPTYSPSSPYNNSGTSPDYSPSSPQYSPSAGYSPSAPGYSPSSTSQYTPRISDRDNKSVKDDKTG is encoded by the exons ATGGATTTGCGCTTCCCCTACTCGCCGGCGGAGGTTGCCAAAGTCCGGGTGGTCCAATTCGGCATTGTTAGCCCCGACGAAATT AGACAAATGTCTGTGGTGCACATTGAACATGGTGAGACGACGGAAAGAGGGAAACCGAAGCCGGGAGGGTTGAGTGATCCTCGCCTTGGGACAATTGATAGGAAGATGAAGTGCGAGACGTGTATGGCTAACATGGCCGAGTGTCCtgggcattttggtcatcttgAGCTTGCAAAGCCTATGTTTCATATCGGGTTTATGAAACCCGTGCTTAGTATCCTTCGTTGTGTCTGCTTCAACTGCTCGAAAATTCTGGCAGATGAG GAGGATCCTAAGTTCAAGCAAGCCATGAGAATCAGGAATCCTAAAAACAGGCTGAGAAAGATGTTGGATGCCtgcaaaaataaaacaaaatgtgAAGGAGGGGATGAAATCGATGTACAAAGTCAAGATACTGAAGAACCTGTCAGGAAGAGTAGAGGTGGATGTGGAGCACAGCAGCCAAAAATTTCAATAGATGGTATGAAAATGGTTGCTGAATATAAGATGCAAAAGAAAAAGAGTGACGACCCGGAGCAGATGCCAGAACCAGTTGAAAGGAAGCAACAACTCTCTGCTGAAAGG GTGTTGAGCATTCTGAAGAGGGTGAGTGACGAAGACTGCTTATTGCTAGGCCTAAACCCGGAGTATGCTCGCCCGGATTGGATGATTCTTCAAGCGCTTCCTATACCACCACCACCTGTTCGGCCTTCTGTGATGATGGATACTTCATCAAGGAGTGAG GATGATTTAACACATCAACTGGCCATGATTATTCGTCACAACGAGAATTTGAAGAGGCAGGAAAGGAATGGGGCACCGGCACACATCATTTCGGAGTTTGCGCAGTTATTGCAATTTCATATAGCTACATATTTTGATAATGATCTGCCAGGACAGCCAAGA GCTACGCAAAGATCAGGTAGACCTATCAAATCAATATGTAGTAGGTTAAAATCAAAGGAAGGTCGGATCAGAGGCAATCTGATGGGCAAAAGAGTAGACTTTTCTGCTCGGACAGTGATTACTCCCGATCCAACTATTAACATTGATCAATTGGGAGTCCCATGGAGTATTGCTCTGAATCTGACTTATCCAGAAACAGTGACACCATATAACATTGAAAG GTTAAAGGAGCTTGTTGAATATGGACCTCATCCACCTCCTGGTAAAACTGGGGCCAAGTATATAATTAGGGATGATGGCCAAAGGCTTGATCTCCGATACTTGAAGAAGAGCAGCGATCAGCACCTTGAACTGGGATATAAG GTTGAGAGACACTTAAATGATGgggattttgttcttttcaatcGGCAACCAAGTCTACACAAAATGTCTATTATGGGGCATAGGATTAAGATCATGCCATACTCAACTTTCCGCTTGAATTTGTCTGTCACTTCTCCCTACAATGCTGATTTTGATGGTGACGAAATGAACATGCATGTTCCCCAGTCATTTGAAACCAGAGCAGAGGTGCTGGAGCTTATGATGGTCCCCAAGTGTATTGTTTCACCCCAGGCAAATAGGCCTGTAATGGGTATTGTCCAGGATACGCTTTTAGGTTGCCGCAAAGTCACTAAAAGGGATACCTTTATAGAAAAG GATGTCTTTATGAACATCTTAATGTGGTGGGAAGATTTTGACGGGAAAGTTCCCGCTCCAGCGATTCTGAAACCAAGGCCACTTTGGACTGGAAAGCAAGTGTTTAACCTCATCATACCTAAACAAATAAATCTTTTAAGATATTCCGCATGGCATAATGATTCAGAAAAAGGGTACATAACTCCTGGAGATACTCAAGTTAGAATAGAGAAAGGGGAGTTGCTATCTGGTACTCTTTGCAAAAAGACCCTTGGGACATCCACTGGAAGTCTGATCCATGTTATATG GGAGGAGGTTGGGCCAGATGCTGCTCGAAAGTTTCTGGGACATACACAGTGGCTGGTTAATTATTGGCTTCTTCAGCAAGCATTTAGCATTGGAATAGGAGATACAATTGCTGATGCTGCAACCATGGAGAAAATTAATGAAACTATCTCGAATGCAAAAAGCAAAGTCAAAGAACTTATTAAAGCTGCTCAAGAGAAGCAGTTAGAAGCTGAACCAGGGCGAACAATGATGGAATCATTCGAGAACAGAGTGAACCAG GTGTTGAATAAGGCTCGTGATGATGCTGGAAGCAGTGCAGAAAAGAGTTTATCAGAGAGCAATAATCTTAAAGCTATGGTTACAGCTGGGTCCAAGGGAAGTTTTATCAACATATCTCAAATGACTGCTTGTGTGGGACAACAGAATGTTGAAGGGAAACGTATTCCTTTTGGGTTCATAGACCGAACTCTTCCTCATTTTACCAAGGATGATTATGGTCCAGAAAGTCGTGGTTTTGTGGAGAACTCATATCTCCGGGGACTCACCCCGCAAGAGTTTTTCTTCCATGCTATGGGTGGTAGAGAAGGTCTGATTGATACTGCTGTGAAAACTTCCGAGACCGGGTACATCCAGAGGCGGTTAGTGAAGGCCATGGAGGATATCATGGTCAAGTATGATGGTACTGTTAGGAACTCACTGGGTGATGTCATCCAGTTTCTGTATGGGGAAGATGGGATGGATTCTGTTTGGATTGagacacagaagctggattctctGAAAGCAAAGAAATCAACATTTGAAGACATGTATGCATATGAGATCGATGATCCTAACTGGAACCCAAGTTACATGTTGCTCGAAGCTGTCGAAGATCTAAAAGGTATTCGCGAGATTCGTAGTGTGTTCGATGCAGAAGTTCAGAAGCTTGAAGCTGATAGACACCAGCTTGGGACAGAGATTGCTGTAACGGGTGACAATTCTTGGCCACTTCCTGTTAACATTCAGAGGCTTGTCTTGAATGCCCAAAAGACATTTAAGATAGATTTCCGGAGGCCCTCCGATATGCATCCTATGGAGATTGTGGAAGCTGTTGATAAGTTACAAGAGAGGCTGAAGGTTGTTCCTGGTGATGATTACCTAAGCATGGAGGCTCAAAAGAATGCCACTCTTTTCTTCAATATCTTGCTCCGTAGTGCCTTGGCGAGTAAAAGGGTTCTGAAGGAGTATAGGCTTAGCCGCGAGGCTTTTGAATGGGTAGTTGGTGAGATAGAGTCTCGCTTCTTGCAGTCCCTTGTGGCACCAGGAGAGATGATTGGCTGTGTTGCTGCACAGTCTATTGGTGAGCCTGCCACACAGATGACTCTTAATACATTTCATTATGCTGGTGTGAGTGCCAAGAATGTTACGCTTGGTGTGCCAAGGTTGAGGGAGATCATAAATGTTGCGAAGAAAATCAAAACACCCTCTCTTTCTGTGTACTTGAAACCTGAGGTAGGCAAAACAAAAGAGAGAGCCAAAACTGTCCAGTGTGCCTTGGAATATACCACTTTGCGGAGCGTTACTCAAGCCACAGAAGTGTGGTATGATCCTGATCCTATGAGCACCCTTATTGAGGAAGATGTTGAATTCGTCAAGTCATACTATGAAATGCCAGATGAAGAGATTGATCCTGACAAAATCTCCCCGTGGTTGCTTCGCATAGAGTTAAATCGTGAAATGATGGTGGATAAGAAACTTAGTATGGCTGACATTGCTGAAAAGATCAATCTTGAATTCGATGATGACTTAACCTGTATCTTTAATGATGATAATGCGGAAAAGCTGATCCTTCGAATTCGTATTATGAATGATGAAGCTCCAAAAGGTGAATTGGATGAATCTGCTGAGGATGATGTATTCCTTAAGAAGATCGAGAGTAACATGCTTACGGAGATGGCTCTCCGTGGTATTCCAGATATCAACAAGGTGTTCATAAAGAACAGTAAGGTGCAGAAGTTTGATGACAATGAAGGATTTAAAGCAGAAAATGAATGGATGTTGGACACTGAGGGTGTAAATCTTTTAGCTGTTATGACACATGAAGATGTTGATGCAAGCAGAACAACAAGTAATCACTTGATTGAAGTTATTGAAGTTCTTGGTATTGAGGCAGTTCGTAGGGCACTGCTGGATGAGTTGAGGGTCGTCATATCTTTTGATGGGTCCTATGTGAACTACAGACATCTGGCCATATTGTGTGATACCATGACCTACCGTGGTCATCTAATGGCCATTACTCGTCATGGTATTAACCGGAATGACACAGGTCCCATGATGAGATGCTCATTTGAAGAGACAGTGGACATTCTTCTTGATGCTGCTGTATTTGCAGAATCAGATTACCTGAAGGGTGTAACAGAAAATATCATGTTAGGTCAACTTGCACCGATTGGCACGGGAGGCTGTGCTTTGTACCTCAATGAGGAGATGTTGAAACAAGCTATTGAGATACCACTGCCTAGCTACATGGAAGGTGGTCTTGAATTTGGCATGACCCCTGGACGTTCACCTATCAGTGGGACCCCATATCATGACGGAATGATGTCTCCAAATTATTTGCTTAGCCCAAATATGCGGATGTCACCGATGACAGATGCTCAATTTTCTCCTTATGTGGGTGGAAtggctttctctcccacttcatCCCCTGGATACAGCCCGTCATCCCCTGGTTATAGTCCATCATCCCCTGGTTATAGCCCGACCTCTCCAGGTTACAGCCCCACTTCCCCGGGCTACAGCCCCACATCCCCTGGGTACAGCCCAACTTCCCCCACTTATAGCCCAAGCTCCCCTGGCTACAGCCCAACAAGTCCAGCATATTCTCCAACCAGTCCATCATACTCACCCACATCACCCAGTTATAGCCCAACATCTCCGAGCTACAGCCCAACATCACCTAGCTATAGCCCAACATCGCCCAGTTATAGTCCTACTTCTCCTGCTTACAGTCCTACTTCTCCTGCCTACAGCCCTACTTCTCCTGCCTATAGCCCCACTTCTCCATCTTACAGCCCCACTTCCCCATCTTACAGTCCCACTTCACCTTCATACAGCCCCACGTCGCCTTCATATAGCCCCACCTCACCAACTTATAGTCCAACTTCCCCTTCATATAGTCCGACTTCTCCTGCATACAGTCCTACCTCCCCTGGTTACAGCCCAACATCTCCCAGCTATAGCCCAACATCACCATCCTACAGTCCTACATCACCAAGTTACAATCCCTCGGCAAGATACAGCCCCTCCCTTGCATATTCGCCAACCAGCCCGAAGCTGTCTCCTTCTAGTCCTTACAGCCCGTCATCTCCAAGTTACAG TCCTACGTCACCTTCGTACTCTCCAACATCTCCATCATATTCTCCTTCAAGCCCAACCTATAGTCCCAGCAG CCCATACAACAACTCAGGTACAAGTCCAGATTATAGTCCGAGTTCTCCCCAGTACAG TCCAAGTGCAGGGTACTCACCAAGTGCTCCTGGGTATTCACCATCATCTACTAGCCAGTACACCCCACGTATAAGTGATAGAGACAACAAGAGTGTCAAAGATGACAAGACTGGTTAA